In a genomic window of Croceibacterium sp. TMG7-5b_MA50:
- a CDS encoding Mrp/NBP35 family ATP-binding protein, translating to MAAIDPASDHPLARAVPAELQPRIRSLRQAEDGTVTAIVDAAGMDRGAAGKLQERLEQALAAVPGVAAVRVALMADKVERRIIAVGSGKGGVGKSTLTANLAVALAQGGLKVGVVDADIYGPSQPTLLHAEGVKPTATGQQLNPVECAWGLRMLSMGQLVEPGRAIAWRGPMVGNALAQMMDAAWGDTQVLLVDLPPGTGDVQLTMLQRFKPAGAVIVSTPQDLALIDATRALDLFRTAGVPIAGLVENMAGYACPHCGEVSDPFGRGGAEATAAELDVPFLGRVPLAMAIRAASDAGQPPAAMAGAEGDAFRAIAARLAGWLKG from the coding sequence ATGGCCGCCATCGACCCCGCTTCCGACCACCCGCTCGCCCGTGCCGTGCCGGCCGAACTGCAACCCCGCATCCGCTCCCTCCGGCAGGCGGAGGACGGCACCGTCACCGCCATCGTCGATGCCGCCGGGATGGATCGCGGCGCGGCGGGCAAGCTGCAGGAGAGGCTGGAGCAGGCGCTGGCCGCCGTGCCGGGCGTCGCCGCCGTGCGCGTGGCGCTGATGGCGGACAAGGTGGAGCGGCGGATCATTGCCGTCGGATCGGGCAAGGGCGGGGTGGGCAAGTCCACCCTGACCGCGAACCTGGCGGTTGCGCTGGCCCAGGGCGGGCTGAAGGTCGGTGTCGTCGATGCCGACATCTACGGCCCCAGCCAGCCCACGCTGCTCCATGCCGAAGGGGTGAAGCCCACCGCAACGGGGCAGCAGCTGAACCCGGTCGAATGCGCCTGGGGCCTGCGCATGCTGTCCATGGGCCAGCTTGTCGAGCCGGGCCGCGCCATCGCCTGGCGCGGGCCGATGGTCGGCAACGCGCTGGCGCAGATGATGGACGCGGCGTGGGGCGATACGCAGGTGCTGCTGGTCGACCTGCCGCCGGGCACGGGCGACGTGCAGCTGACCATGCTGCAACGTTTCAAGCCGGCGGGGGCGGTGATCGTGTCCACCCCGCAGGATCTGGCGCTGATCGACGCCACCCGCGCGCTCGACCTGTTCCGCACCGCGGGCGTGCCGATCGCCGGCCTGGTGGAGAATATGGCCGGCTATGCCTGCCCGCATTGCGGGGAGGTGTCCGATCCGTTCGGGCGCGGCGGCGCGGAGGCGACCGCGGCTGAGCTGGACGTCCCGTTCCTGGGCCGCGTGCCGCTGGCAATGGCGATCCGCGCCGCCAGCGATGCGGGCCAGCCGCCCGCCGCGATGGCGGGCGCGGAAGGCGACGCGTTCCGGGCGATCGCCGCGCGACTGGCGGGCTGGCTGAAGGGCTGA
- a CDS encoding molybdopterin cofactor-binding domain-containing protein: MVTRRQLIGGAAAGGGLLLAWQLLDRDHLPPLPGRDGEAVFGLWLKIDRHGIVTVAIPQLEMGQGITTLLAQIAAQELGADWRQVAVEPAPVSAGYANLPLAARWIPLRDPLVPALARSPDDALLRRWARTHRFTATAEGTSLPAYEQPLRDAAAAARALLCMAAAERWKVAWEECEAADGFVTHEGRRIGFGALADRAAELSPPDPPPLRAEPPTDPTPAGEPTAFPRLDAPAKVDGSWLFAGDVRLPGMLHAAIRHGPLDRAALGSFDRAAAANVPGIVGVVANRRWLAVVARDWWSAEAALAAMAPRFRAEDPVDSGRIAQLLDTALREGEGQEVAARGAAEASAGRPTLAHRYDIAPAAHGTVETASCTARLADGRLELWLATQAPEQARAAAAKAVGVSLGRTVLYPMPAGGSFDRRLEHEHAVEAAVIAQAVGRPVQLTWSRWQEQLRTRPRPPAAIALTARLGPDGTLASFAARIATPPAALEFGERLLENRTAWAAREAAAGRADPLACTGLLPPYRAGHALVEHVPVTLPLPAGRLRGNADGITCFAVESFMDELARAAGREPLSFRIALLGDDPRLALCLQRAARLAGWDGGAPGSRMGLACHRMQLGPASGRIALVASVAPGGGHVTRLAASVEIGRVINRDIALQQIEGGLLYGLGLALGSALSYEGGVVRQGRLRDLGLPRLAECPEIGIDLLESDGHPFDPGELPVAPVAPAIANALFAATGNRLRALPLVGSTT, from the coding sequence ATGGTGACCCGGCGGCAGCTGATCGGCGGCGCGGCGGCCGGCGGCGGGCTGCTGCTCGCCTGGCAATTGCTCGACCGCGATCACCTGCCGCCGCTGCCCGGCCGTGATGGGGAGGCGGTGTTCGGCCTGTGGCTGAAGATCGACCGGCACGGAATCGTCACCGTCGCCATCCCGCAGCTGGAGATGGGGCAGGGCATCACCACCCTGCTGGCGCAGATCGCGGCGCAGGAACTGGGCGCGGACTGGCGGCAGGTCGCGGTGGAGCCCGCGCCGGTCAGCGCCGGCTACGCCAACCTGCCGCTGGCGGCGCGCTGGATCCCGCTGCGCGACCCGCTTGTACCAGCGCTGGCACGATCGCCTGACGATGCCCTGCTGCGCCGCTGGGCGCGCACCCACCGCTTCACCGCCACGGCGGAGGGGACCTCGCTTCCCGCCTACGAGCAGCCGCTGCGCGATGCCGCCGCCGCCGCGCGCGCCCTGCTGTGCATGGCCGCAGCGGAGCGGTGGAAGGTCGCGTGGGAGGAGTGCGAGGCGGCGGACGGCTTCGTCACGCACGAAGGGCGCCGTATCGGCTTCGGCGCGCTGGCCGATCGGGCGGCGGAACTCAGCCCGCCGGACCCGCCTCCCTTGCGGGCGGAACCGCCGACCGACCCCACCCCGGCGGGGGAGCCGACTGCCTTCCCCCGGCTGGACGCGCCGGCGAAGGTCGATGGCAGCTGGCTGTTCGCCGGCGACGTGCGCCTGCCGGGCATGCTGCATGCGGCCATCCGCCATGGTCCGCTGGACCGGGCGGCGCTGGGCAGCTTCGACCGCGCGGCCGCCGCGAACGTGCCGGGAATCGTCGGCGTGGTCGCGAACCGCCGCTGGCTGGCCGTGGTCGCGCGCGACTGGTGGAGCGCGGAGGCGGCGCTCGCCGCCATGGCGCCCCGCTTCCGCGCCGAGGATCCGGTGGACAGCGGGCGGATCGCGCAACTCCTCGACACCGCCTTGCGCGAAGGGGAGGGGCAGGAGGTCGCCGCCCGCGGCGCCGCTGAAGCGTCCGCCGGCCGCCCGACGCTGGCCCACCGCTACGACATCGCGCCTGCCGCGCATGGCACGGTGGAGACCGCCAGCTGCACCGCGCGGCTGGCCGATGGCCGGCTGGAACTGTGGCTGGCGACCCAGGCGCCGGAGCAGGCGCGCGCCGCCGCGGCGAAGGCGGTGGGCGTGTCGCTCGGCCGGACGGTCCTCTATCCCATGCCCGCGGGCGGCAGCTTCGACCGGCGGCTGGAGCATGAGCATGCGGTGGAGGCGGCGGTGATCGCGCAGGCGGTCGGCCGCCCGGTGCAACTGACCTGGAGCCGCTGGCAGGAACAGCTGCGCACCCGTCCACGTCCACCCGCCGCCATCGCGCTGACCGCCCGGCTCGGGCCGGATGGTACGCTGGCAAGCTTCGCCGCCCGCATCGCCACGCCGCCGGCGGCGCTGGAATTCGGGGAGCGCCTGCTGGAGAACCGCACCGCCTGGGCTGCACGCGAGGCGGCCGCGGGGCGTGCCGATCCGCTCGCCTGCACCGGCCTGCTGCCGCCCTATCGCGCCGGGCATGCCCTGGTGGAACATGTGCCCGTCACCCTGCCGCTGCCCGCTGGCCGCCTGCGCGGCAATGCCGACGGGATCACCTGCTTCGCCGTCGAGAGCTTCATGGACGAACTGGCCCGCGCCGCCGGGCGGGAGCCGCTGTCGTTCCGCATCGCGCTGCTGGGCGACGATCCACGGCTGGCACTGTGCCTGCAGCGCGCCGCGCGACTGGCCGGGTGGGATGGCGGCGCACCCGGCAGCCGGATGGGCCTGGCCTGCCATCGCATGCAGCTCGGGCCCGCCAGCGGGCGCATCGCGCTGGTCGCCAGCGTGGCGCCCGGTGGCGGCCACGTCACGCGCCTCGCCGCCTCGGTCGAGATCGGCCGGGTCATCAACCGCGATATCGCCCTGCAGCAGATCGAGGGCGGGCTGCTCTACGGCCTCGGCCTCGCGCTCGGCTCTGCCCTCTCCTACGAAGGGGGCGTCGTGCGGCAGGGGCGGCTGCGGGACCTCGGCCTGCCGCGGCTGGCCGAATGCCCGGAGATCGGCATCGACCTGCTGGAAAGCGACGGGCACCCGTTCGACCCTGGAGAGCTGCCGGTGGCGCCGGTCGCGCCGGCCATCGCCAACGCGCTGTTCGCCGCCACTGGCAATCGCCTGCGTGCCCTGCCGCTGGTAGGGAGCACAACATGA
- the hemH gene encoding ferrochelatase — protein MTLQPQSLPPAHPPVRTGRIGVLLVNLGTPDAPDTPSVRRYLAEFLSDRRVVEIPPIAWQPILRGVILTTRPKKSAHAYQQVWTEAGSPLAAITADQASRLQQALGDAVQVAWAMRYGRPAIAAELQRLHDAGCERILLAPMYPQYCAATTATVVDKAADKLRTMRWQPALRTLPPYHDDPLYIDALAQDLGRQLDALEFVPEVLLLSFHGMPQRTLELGDPYHCHCRKTARLLEAALARPALRCVTTFQSRFGRAKWLEPATDNVLAAEGKAGTRRLAIAAPGFAADCLETLEELAIRGREQFMAAGGEQFHALDCLNAGSPGMAMLEALVRRELSGWL, from the coding sequence ATGACGCTCCAGCCGCAATCGCTGCCCCCCGCTCACCCGCCTGTCCGCACCGGCCGCATCGGCGTGCTGCTGGTCAATCTCGGTACCCCCGACGCGCCCGACACCCCGTCGGTCCGCCGCTACCTGGCGGAGTTCCTATCGGACCGGCGCGTGGTGGAGATCCCGCCGATCGCCTGGCAGCCGATCCTGCGCGGCGTGATCCTGACCACCCGGCCGAAGAAGAGCGCGCATGCCTACCAGCAGGTATGGACGGAGGCGGGATCGCCGCTGGCGGCGATCACCGCCGACCAGGCGAGCCGGTTGCAGCAGGCGCTGGGTGACGCGGTGCAGGTCGCCTGGGCCATGCGTTATGGCCGGCCGGCGATCGCGGCGGAGCTGCAGCGGCTGCACGATGCGGGGTGCGAGCGGATCCTGCTCGCGCCGATGTACCCGCAATATTGCGCCGCCACGACCGCCACGGTTGTGGACAAGGCTGCGGACAAGCTGCGGACGATGCGTTGGCAACCTGCGCTGCGCACCCTGCCGCCCTACCATGACGACCCGCTCTACATCGATGCGCTGGCGCAGGATCTCGGACGGCAGCTGGACGCGCTGGAGTTCGTGCCGGAGGTATTGCTGCTGAGCTTCCACGGCATGCCGCAACGCACGCTGGAGCTGGGCGACCCCTACCATTGCCACTGCCGCAAGACCGCACGCCTGCTGGAGGCGGCGCTGGCCCGCCCAGCCTTGCGCTGCGTCACCACTTTCCAGTCGCGCTTCGGCCGGGCCAAATGGCTGGAACCGGCGACGGATAATGTGCTGGCGGCGGAAGGGAAGGCCGGAACCAGGCGCCTCGCCATCGCCGCGCCCGGCTTCGCCGCCGATTGCCTGGAAACGCTGGAGGAGTTGGCGATCCGCGGGCGGGAGCAATTCATGGCGGCTGGCGGCGAGCAGTTCCATGCGCTCGACTGCCTCAATGCCGGCTCGCCCGGCATGGCCATGCTGGAGGCGCTCGTCAGGCGCGAGCTGTCCGGCTGGCTGTAA
- a CDS encoding DUF1674 domain-containing protein, with translation MTERATQRPDSFAKPAYWSDAPPPAPKPGTEHDELSPTRYGDWVKDGIAIDFS, from the coding sequence ATGACAGAGCGTGCCACCCAGCGACCCGACAGCTTCGCCAAGCCCGCTTACTGGAGCGACGCCCCGCCCCCGGCCCCCAAGCCAGGCACTGAGCATGACGAGCTGAGCCCGACCCGGTATGGCGACTGGGTCAAGGACGGGATCGCGATCGACTTCTCCTGA
- a CDS encoding RsmB/NOP family class I SAM-dependent RNA methyltransferase — MAQSPTQENRSNNPPAAGLPARRAALKLLDAVLRRGETLDQAEAGALRGVQAPADRALARAIAGETLRWMVDLDALIDSATRLRLADDAKARGVLRLMLAQWLRLGTPPHAVVATGLDLLAGGPRRLAHGVFGALVRQGAALPDVPTLPPLVAERWGSRAPAIAAGLAVPPPLDLTLRDPAATGEWTERLGGTSLAPGHVRLPRGSAVETLPGFAEGAWWVQDLAASIPARLLGAGDGRRALDLCAAPGGKTLQLLAQGWEVTALDISRRRLGLLGDNCARLGLWAKIVVANALDWTPEEPFDAILLDAPCTATGTARRHPDVLHRVSPQQIEGMVDLQAKLLDRAAGWLKPGGTLVYAVCSLEREEGEAQAPRISLQAVPVTADELPAGVSPTAEGWVRTHPALLSDQGGMDGFFVARWRAGGVAATG, encoded by the coding sequence ATGGCCCAAAGCCCCACTCAAGAGAACCGCAGCAACAATCCTCCCGCCGCCGGCCTGCCCGCGCGCCGCGCCGCGCTGAAGCTGCTCGATGCCGTGCTGCGCCGTGGCGAGACGCTTGATCAGGCGGAGGCGGGCGCCCTGCGCGGGGTGCAGGCGCCGGCCGACCGGGCACTCGCCCGCGCCATCGCCGGGGAGACGCTGCGCTGGATGGTCGATCTCGATGCGCTGATCGACAGCGCGACCCGGCTGCGGCTGGCCGACGATGCCAAGGCGCGCGGTGTGCTCCGCCTGATGCTGGCGCAATGGCTGCGATTGGGCACGCCGCCCCATGCGGTGGTGGCGACCGGGCTGGACCTGCTGGCGGGCGGGCCACGGCGGCTGGCGCATGGCGTGTTCGGCGCGTTGGTGCGACAGGGCGCCGCTCTGCCCGACGTGCCCACCTTGCCGCCGCTGGTGGCGGAGCGGTGGGGCAGCCGCGCCCCGGCGATCGCCGCAGGTCTCGCCGTCCCGCCGCCGCTCGACCTGACGCTGCGCGATCCCGCCGCGACCGGCGAGTGGACCGAACGGCTTGGCGGCACCAGCCTCGCCCCCGGCCATGTCCGCCTGCCGCGCGGCAGCGCGGTGGAAACGCTGCCCGGCTTTGCCGAAGGGGCATGGTGGGTGCAGGACCTCGCGGCCTCCATCCCCGCGCGCCTGTTGGGTGCGGGTGACGGGCGGCGCGCACTCGACTTGTGCGCCGCGCCGGGTGGCAAGACGTTGCAATTGCTGGCGCAGGGGTGGGAGGTGACCGCCCTCGACATCAGCCGCCGCCGACTGGGCCTGCTGGGCGACAATTGCGCGCGTCTGGGCCTGTGGGCGAAGATCGTGGTGGCGAACGCCCTCGACTGGACGCCGGAGGAGCCGTTCGACGCCATCTTGCTCGACGCGCCCTGCACCGCAACCGGCACCGCCCGCCGCCACCCCGACGTGCTGCACCGCGTCAGCCCGCAGCAGATCGAAGGCATGGTGGACCTGCAGGCGAAGCTGCTCGACCGCGCCGCCGGCTGGCTGAAGCCCGGCGGCACGCTGGTCTACGCCGTCTGCTCGCTGGAGCGGGAGGAGGGCGAGGCGCAGGCCCCGCGCATCTCGCTGCAGGCGGTGCCGGTCACCGCGGACGAACTGCCCGCCGGTGTCTCGCCCACCGCAGAAGGCTGGGTCCGCACCCATCCGGCGCTGCTGTCAGACCAGGGTGGCATGGACGGCTTCTTCGTCGCGCGCTGGCGGGCGGGCGGGGTAGCGGCCACTGGGTAA
- the rplL gene encoding 50S ribosomal protein L7/L12, translating to MADIAKIVEDLSALTVLEAAELAKALEEAWGVSAAAAVAVAAPAAGGAGAAAEEEKTEFDVVLTGDGGKKIQVIKEVRAITGLGLTEAKALVEGAPKPIKEGVNKAEAEDIKAKIEAAGGTIELK from the coding sequence ATGGCCGATATCGCCAAGATCGTTGAAGACCTGTCCGCCCTGACCGTGCTGGAAGCTGCCGAGCTCGCCAAGGCGCTGGAAGAAGCATGGGGCGTTTCCGCCGCTGCCGCCGTTGCCGTGGCCGCCCCGGCCGCCGGTGGCGCCGGTGCCGCTGCTGAGGAAGAGAAGACCGAGTTCGACGTCGTCCTGACCGGCGACGGCGGCAAGAAGATCCAGGTCATCAAGGAAGTCCGCGCCATCACCGGCCTGGGCCTGACCGAAGCCAAGGCGCTGGTCGAAGGCGCGCCCAAGCCGATCAAGGAAGGCGTGAACAAGGCCGAGGCCGAGGACATCAAGGCCAAGATCGAAGCCGCCGGCGGCACGATTGAGCTGAAGTAA
- the rplJ gene encoding 50S ribosomal protein L10, producing the protein MDRSQKADSVAQLSEVFGEAGVVVITRNLGLSVAQSTVLRTKMREVGATYKVAKNSLAKLAIKDTDYSGLDSFLSGPTAISYSTDPVAAAKAVVDFAKSTDKIEIVGGSMGAQVLDPEGVKALASMPSLDELRGTIIGLVQAPATKIAQLTTAPAAKLARVFAAYGDKEAA; encoded by the coding sequence ATGGATCGCTCGCAGAAAGCCGATTCGGTCGCCCAGCTCAGCGAAGTCTTCGGCGAGGCCGGCGTGGTGGTGATCACCCGCAACCTCGGCCTGTCGGTCGCGCAGTCGACCGTACTGCGCACGAAGATGCGTGAAGTGGGTGCGACCTATAAGGTGGCGAAGAACAGCCTCGCCAAGCTCGCCATCAAGGATACCGACTATTCGGGTCTGGACAGCTTCCTGTCCGGCCCGACCGCGATCTCCTACTCGACCGATCCGGTCGCCGCGGCGAAGGCCGTGGTCGACTTTGCCAAGAGCACGGACAAGATCGAGATCGTCGGCGGTTCCATGGGCGCGCAGGTGCTCGACCCCGAAGGTGTGAAGGCGCTCGCCTCCATGCCGTCGCTGGACGAGCTGCGGGGCACGATCATCGGCCTGGTGCAGGCACCGGCGACCAAGATCGCCCAGCTGACCACCGCGCCCGCCGCCAAGCTTGCCCGCGTCTTTGCCGCCTATGGCGACAAGGAAGCCGCGTAA
- a CDS encoding helix-turn-helix transcriptional regulator — protein MPAEEGGNIVVKLDDLLHARRMTLTELSERIGLTLANLSILKTGKAKAIRFSTLEAICRELECQPGDILGYDRH, from the coding sequence ATGCCGGCGGAAGAAGGAGGGAACATCGTGGTGAAGCTCGACGACCTGCTGCACGCCCGCCGCATGACACTGACGGAACTCAGCGAGCGGATCGGCTTGACGCTCGCCAACCTGTCGATCCTGAAGACCGGCAAGGCCAAGGCGATCCGCTTCTCCACGCTGGAGGCGATCTGCCGCGAGCTGGAATGCCAGCCCGGCGACATCCTGGGCTACGACCGGCACTGA
- a CDS encoding DUF2975 domain-containing protein, with product MSIRQIDPLLAIANAIVLLFQAALVLATAALLIALPAVQFFWDDIIAGVRTEMADPAFVLPLVPVTALLIMALGIVVLLFLFLQNLRRIIRTVGQGDPFVPANADRLTGMAWIMLGAEMLSLFMMGVGYRLVSMLPATDADPVQADHGFGLDFSGPILILTLFILARVFRQGAAMRADLEGIV from the coding sequence ATGTCCATCCGTCAGATCGATCCACTGCTCGCGATCGCCAATGCCATCGTCCTGCTGTTCCAGGCGGCGCTGGTGCTGGCCACTGCGGCCCTCCTCATCGCCCTTCCCGCGGTCCAGTTCTTCTGGGATGACATCATCGCCGGCGTCCGGACCGAGATGGCGGATCCTGCATTCGTGCTGCCGCTGGTGCCGGTCACGGCGCTGTTGATCATGGCGCTAGGGATCGTGGTGCTGCTGTTCCTGTTCCTTCAGAACCTTCGCCGGATCATTCGCACGGTCGGGCAGGGTGATCCTTTCGTGCCGGCAAATGCCGATCGCCTGACCGGGATGGCGTGGATCATGCTGGGGGCCGAGATGCTCAGCCTGTTCATGATGGGCGTCGGCTACCGCCTGGTGTCCATGCTGCCGGCGACCGACGCGGACCCGGTGCAGGCGGATCATGGTTTCGGCCTGGATTTCAGCGGCCCGATCCTGATCCTCACCCTGTTCATCCTCGCCCGCGTGTTCCGCCAAGGTGCCGCGATGCGCGCCGACCTTGAAGGAATCGTGTGA